In a genomic window of Desulfopila inferna:
- the nhaA gene encoding Na+/H+ antiporter NhaA, with protein MGPYKKIERTIEGLINPAGVISKILQTNAFQYFFTKISQSGFLLFAAAVMAFIWSNVDPQGYGSFWHQELVIGVPGFALKHTLGHWVNEALMAIFFFTVGLEIKREMLVGGLSDPKRAVLPIAAALGGMIFPALIYVLFNIGGDSLKGWGIPMATDIAFSLAVLSTLGKRIPFGLRLFLTAFAIADDLGAILVIALFYTPSIDVTYLFIAIGITGCLYLLNRFWVLQILPYFILGLLLWFAVAHAGLHATIAGVVAAMFIPAVGKYDTDIFLEMVQDRLPEIRCKDGDCGTSIMVNQRHLNAVLEIEHACKRVATPLQRLEHSLSSWVGFLILPLFALANAGVVLQAIELPSALFHPVTLGVALGLAIGKPIGIFSFTYVATKLLKADLIQGVTWRHILGASCLGGIGFTMSLFISGLSFTTPAYLEYAKMGIISGSVVCGLMGYLVLRRS; from the coding sequence ATGGGGCCATATAAAAAAATAGAACGAACAATTGAAGGGCTGATCAATCCAGCCGGGGTGATTTCAAAAATACTGCAGACCAATGCTTTTCAGTATTTTTTCACCAAAATATCGCAGAGTGGCTTCCTTCTCTTTGCGGCAGCTGTGATGGCCTTCATCTGGTCGAATGTCGATCCGCAGGGATATGGAAGTTTCTGGCACCAGGAACTTGTTATCGGAGTGCCGGGCTTTGCCCTTAAACACACTTTGGGGCATTGGGTCAATGAAGCCCTCATGGCCATCTTTTTCTTCACAGTCGGTCTGGAGATCAAACGGGAGATGCTGGTGGGCGGTCTCTCCGATCCCAAACGTGCCGTCCTGCCGATAGCCGCCGCCTTAGGCGGGATGATCTTTCCGGCGCTAATCTATGTTCTCTTTAACATAGGCGGGGATAGTCTCAAAGGCTGGGGGATTCCGATGGCGACTGACATCGCCTTTTCTCTGGCGGTGCTGAGTACCCTCGGAAAAAGAATACCTTTCGGACTCCGTCTTTTCCTTACGGCTTTTGCGATTGCCGATGATTTAGGCGCCATTCTTGTTATTGCCCTTTTTTATACACCGTCGATAGATGTGACTTATCTCTTTATCGCCATCGGTATAACCGGCTGCCTCTATCTCCTCAACCGTTTCTGGGTATTACAGATTCTTCCTTATTTTATTCTGGGCCTGTTGCTCTGGTTTGCCGTGGCGCACGCCGGACTGCACGCCACAATAGCCGGGGTGGTCGCGGCCATGTTCATTCCGGCTGTCGGGAAATATGATACTGATATATTTCTTGAGATGGTGCAGGACAGACTGCCTGAAATTCGCTGCAAAGATGGAGATTGCGGTACATCCATCATGGTTAATCAGAGGCATCTCAATGCTGTTCTGGAGATAGAGCATGCCTGCAAACGCGTGGCTACACCGCTGCAGCGGCTGGAGCACAGTCTTTCCTCATGGGTTGGCTTTTTGATTCTTCCACTGTTTGCCCTTGCCAACGCCGGGGTGGTGTTACAGGCAATTGAACTTCCCTCGGCACTGTTTCACCCGGTGACGCTGGGAGTGGCTCTTGGGCTTGCCATCGGTAAGCCTATCGGCATATTCTCGTTTACCTATGTCGCTACCAAGCTGCTGAAGGCCGATCTCATCCAGGGGGTGACCTGGAGGCATATTCTCGGAGCAAGCTGTCTGGGCGGAATCGGCTTTACCATGTCACTCTTTATCTCGGGACTGTCATTTACCACACCCGCATATCTTGAATATGCCAAGATGGGAATCATTTCAGGCTCCGTTGTCTGCGGGCTTATGGGATATCTGGTGCTACGCAGATCTTGA
- a CDS encoding DUF1538 domain-containing protein produces MKTFLLDFFFTLLLTLRDVLPILALIVGFQIFVLRQSIPRFISVAVGVVYVIVGLALFLVGLEMALFPLGQSMAAQLSDPEFLTGIKDAAPVSTWQSYGWIYCFAALIGFATTIAEPSLMAVAFKAHEVSAGTINKLGLRLAVAIGVAVGIALGAFRIVHGSPLFIYILVGYVIVMIQTIFAPKQIIALAYDSGGVTTSTVTVPIVAALGLGLSEAVPGRDPALDGFGLIAFASLFPIISVIGYAQYAAWSSRRRSNTRSMED; encoded by the coding sequence ATGAAGACATTTCTTCTCGATTTTTTCTTTACTCTTCTACTGACTCTCCGGGATGTTCTGCCTATTCTGGCACTTATTGTCGGATTTCAAATCTTTGTACTGCGCCAGTCCATTCCCAGGTTCATTAGTGTGGCCGTCGGTGTAGTTTATGTCATTGTCGGTCTTGCTCTCTTCCTGGTCGGACTGGAGATGGCACTTTTCCCGTTGGGACAGAGCATGGCAGCACAGCTTAGCGATCCTGAATTCCTCACCGGGATAAAGGATGCCGCACCTGTTTCCACGTGGCAGTCGTATGGCTGGATTTATTGCTTCGCTGCCTTGATTGGGTTTGCAACCACAATCGCCGAGCCTTCTCTCATGGCTGTGGCCTTTAAAGCACATGAGGTATCCGCCGGCACCATAAATAAGCTCGGACTGCGCCTTGCCGTGGCCATTGGCGTGGCCGTAGGTATCGCTCTCGGCGCTTTTCGTATTGTTCATGGCTCCCCCTTGTTTATCTATATACTGGTCGGCTATGTCATTGTGATGATACAAACGATTTTTGCACCAAAACAAATTATAGCACTGGCCTATGATTCAGGCGGAGTTACAACTTCCACGGTCACCGTCCCTATTGTCGCTGCTTTGGGGCTGGGCCTGTCTGAGGCTGTTCCGGGGAGGGATCCTGCCCTGGATGGTTTCGGTCTGATAGCCTTTGCCAGTCTTTTTCCTATAATTTCAGTTATAGGGTACGCCCAGTATGCTGCCTGGAGTAGTCGGCGGCGCAGTAATACCAGATCCATGGAGGATTGA
- a CDS encoding DUF1538 domain-containing protein: MTDRLYAIKIFSKAAAGKLLSSCRDLLPIVLVIGFFQLVVIRQPLPNFAEVVVGSILVVIGLSMFVQGLEMALFPIGETLAQALARKGSLVWLLLFSFLLGFSTTIAEPALIAVARESGEIAAKSDLIEATASAISSYAMGLRISVACSVGVAILVGTLRIIRGWPIHYLIIGGYVMVMVMTVFAPPEIIGIAYDAGGVTTSTVTVPLVAALGVGLASIIKGRDPLVDGFGLIAFASLLPMVFVMGYGIIIFG; this comes from the coding sequence ATGACCGACCGATTGTATGCAATAAAGATATTTTCCAAGGCCGCTGCGGGGAAATTACTGTCATCCTGCCGGGATCTGCTGCCGATTGTGCTGGTCATCGGTTTTTTTCAGCTGGTAGTAATACGGCAGCCCTTGCCGAATTTTGCCGAGGTCGTCGTCGGCAGCATTCTGGTGGTTATCGGCTTGAGCATGTTCGTCCAGGGACTGGAGATGGCCCTTTTTCCAATCGGTGAGACGCTGGCCCAGGCTCTGGCGAGAAAGGGAAGTCTGGTGTGGCTCCTGCTCTTTTCCTTTCTGCTCGGGTTCTCCACGACCATTGCAGAACCCGCACTTATTGCCGTTGCCAGAGAATCCGGTGAAATTGCAGCTAAAAGTGACCTGATTGAAGCTACAGCCTCTGCCATTAGTTCATATGCAATGGGCTTGCGTATCAGCGTGGCCTGCTCTGTAGGTGTGGCTATCCTGGTCGGTACGTTGCGGATCATTCGGGGCTGGCCTATTCATTACCTGATAATCGGCGGCTACGTGATGGTCATGGTTATGACCGTTTTTGCCCCTCCTGAAATAATAGGGATAGCCTATGACGCCGGAGGCGTCACCACCTCGACCGTTACCGTTCCCCTGGTGGCGGCGCTTGGCGTCGGGCTGGCTTCAATCATCAAAGGCCGAGATCCTCTGGTGGATGGATTTGGTTTGATAGCCTTCGCTTCCCTGCTGCCCATGGTCTTTGTGATGGGATATGGTATAATAATCTTTGGGTGA
- a CDS encoding P-II family nitrogen regulator, which yields MRFKVILASVKTDIVDTVVDAGKKAGATGATIIPARGTGIREAKTFFGLSLEAQTDIIMFLIEEHLVDTILDAVGTAGRFDKPGTGIAFVLPVERVIGLESQIEKFKKEVRDQYL from the coding sequence ATGCGGTTCAAAGTGATTTTAGCAAGCGTGAAAACCGATATAGTGGACACGGTGGTGGACGCCGGGAAAAAAGCGGGTGCAACGGGTGCCACCATCATCCCTGCACGCGGTACGGGGATTCGGGAAGCAAAAACATTTTTCGGTCTCTCGCTCGAGGCTCAGACTGATATCATCATGTTTTTGATAGAAGAACATCTGGTCGATACCATCCTCGATGCGGTAGGTACTGCGGGAAGATTTGATAAGCCGGGCACCGGCATAGCCTTTGTACTGCCGGTGGAGCGAGTCATCGGACTGGAAAGCCAGATTGAGAAGTTCAAAAAAGAGGTCAGGGATCAATACTTATAA